The proteins below come from a single Bubalus kerabau isolate K-KA32 ecotype Philippines breed swamp buffalo chromosome 19, PCC_UOA_SB_1v2, whole genome shotgun sequence genomic window:
- the LBHD2 gene encoding LBH domain-containing protein 2 — translation MSGPQPAAAPKLGPDKEAGGPAAEAMVGAREKGPRLGQRLPSIVVEPSELGVVESGELRWPPEGSQRGSAQSQAAAAPSPRPPGAPGEAPADANGEHANSTGQAPCAQP, via the exons ATGAGTGGCCCCCAGCCCGCTGCCGCGCCCAAGCTGGGCCCAGACAAAGAGGCCGGAGGCCCGGCAGCAGAG GCTATGGTGGGTGCCCGGGAGAAGGGCCCTCGGCTGGGCCAGCGGCTGCCCTCGATCGTGGTGGAGCCCAGCGAGCTGGGTGTGGTGGAGAGCGGGGAGCTGCGTTGGCCTCCAGAGGGCTCCCAGAGGGGGTCTGCACAGAGCCAGGCTGCTGCTG CCCCCTCACCACGTCCACCAGGAGCACCGGGGGAGGCTCCAGCTGACGCCAATGGCGAGCATGCCAACTCCACGGGCCAGGCCCCCTGCGCCCAGCCGTAG